A single genomic interval of Trinickia acidisoli harbors:
- a CDS encoding LysR family transcriptional regulator, with protein sequence MNIRHLQYFVVLADELHFRRSAERLGITQAPLSLGIQTLEEDLGARLFHRTRREVTLTEAGLALLDDARAILARIEQARESVWEAVSGDVGRLRLGFTNACSLSPFFPKLIHAYRTRRPKVAITLVELSSARQLEAIEQRELDVGLLRAPLSGSPASVVLSPLYTEPLLLAVQSRHRLAKARNVCIADLRDEPFIAYPRKAGVAVHEQTLSLCAKRGFEPKILQEAQQASTLVGLIATGLGMALVPASLRAIAVPGVTFRTLADDDTTTTLYVAHRYGDVNARVTQFVELALSFR encoded by the coding sequence ATGAACATCCGTCACCTCCAATACTTCGTCGTGCTCGCCGACGAGCTCCACTTCCGCCGCAGCGCTGAACGGCTCGGCATCACCCAGGCCCCGCTGAGCCTCGGCATCCAGACACTCGAAGAGGATCTGGGTGCGCGGCTCTTTCATCGGACGCGGCGCGAGGTCACGCTGACGGAAGCGGGGCTCGCATTGCTCGACGATGCCCGTGCGATCCTCGCGCGCATCGAGCAAGCGAGGGAATCAGTGTGGGAAGCCGTCAGCGGAGACGTCGGTCGCTTGCGCCTGGGCTTCACGAACGCGTGCTCGCTCTCGCCGTTTTTTCCCAAGCTGATCCATGCCTACCGCACGCGAAGGCCGAAGGTGGCGATTACGCTCGTTGAACTTTCATCGGCGCGGCAGCTCGAGGCGATCGAGCAACGCGAACTCGACGTAGGCCTATTGCGCGCGCCGCTGAGCGGCAGCCCTGCGAGCGTCGTGCTCTCGCCGCTCTATACCGAGCCGCTGCTGCTCGCCGTGCAATCGCGCCATCGGCTCGCCAAGGCGCGTAACGTGTGTATCGCCGATCTGCGCGATGAGCCTTTCATCGCTTACCCACGCAAAGCCGGGGTTGCCGTGCATGAACAAACGCTATCGCTCTGCGCCAAGCGCGGCTTCGAACCCAAGATTCTTCAGGAAGCCCAACAGGCATCGACGTTGGTCGGCTTGATTGCAACAGGCCTCGGTATGGCGCTCGTGCCGGCATCGTTGCGCGCCATCGCGGTGCCTGGCGTGACGTTTCGGACCCTGGCAGACGACGACACGACCACCACCCTCTACGTCGCGCATCGCTACGGCGACGTCAACGCCCGCGTCACCCAATTCGTCGAACTCGCGCTGTCGTTCCGATAG
- a CDS encoding MFS transporter: MTSHLEASVSNTSPPSFNGPLAASLVIRITLVCFAVSMIDGFDTLMMSFVAPLLSKSLQIDHAMLGRVFSAGFVGTVIGSVVVGPAADRFGRRPMLLLALLVTGVFTLACGFATSATMLATLRFLGGLGMGGAIPPVTAITAESSPVRRRSTLVILMFIGFPLGAVAGGAISAVQMMRFGWPFVFEMGGACALLVLLLVWLVIPASVAGHRVATATMQGEGRRRLNPVVDVLADGRAAATFALWFGVLATMILSGFLVSFMPMILNMNGVPPTRAAFGSVLLNLGAIGGALTISALVGRRDPFRPVSIAFVGGAVLTFALGEAIGAGDTVLAMLFAVGAFLVGGQLTIPAMASRLFPPGVRAAGVGWTMAIGRLGSIIGPFVGGILLARQVPFERLFMMASVLAVCGAAGIALADRRRPRDTVAVVAGATTGASAFDIEGASVVNGKH; encoded by the coding sequence ATGACGAGCCACCTCGAAGCGAGCGTATCCAATACGTCGCCCCCATCTTTCAACGGCCCACTCGCTGCCTCGCTGGTGATACGTATCACGCTCGTTTGCTTTGCCGTTTCGATGATCGACGGTTTCGACACCTTGATGATGTCGTTCGTCGCGCCGCTGCTCTCGAAGTCGTTGCAGATCGATCACGCGATGTTGGGCCGCGTGTTCAGCGCGGGTTTCGTCGGCACCGTGATCGGTTCAGTCGTCGTCGGTCCCGCGGCGGACCGCTTCGGGCGCCGCCCGATGCTGTTGCTCGCGCTGCTGGTGACGGGCGTCTTCACGCTCGCATGCGGGTTCGCCACGTCGGCGACAATGCTCGCGACATTGCGCTTTCTCGGCGGCCTAGGAATGGGTGGTGCCATTCCGCCCGTGACCGCCATCACCGCCGAAAGCAGCCCTGTGCGTCGCCGCTCAACGCTCGTCATTCTGATGTTCATCGGCTTTCCGCTCGGTGCCGTGGCGGGCGGGGCGATTTCAGCGGTGCAGATGATGCGCTTCGGCTGGCCTTTCGTGTTCGAGATGGGAGGTGCGTGCGCATTGCTCGTGTTGTTGTTGGTGTGGCTCGTCATTCCGGCCTCGGTCGCAGGGCATCGCGTTGCGACGGCCACGATGCAGGGCGAGGGTAGGCGCCGTTTGAATCCGGTCGTCGACGTGCTGGCCGATGGCCGCGCAGCCGCCACTTTCGCGCTCTGGTTCGGCGTGCTTGCGACGATGATCTTGTCGGGCTTTCTCGTCAGCTTCATGCCGATGATTCTCAACATGAACGGCGTGCCGCCGACGCGTGCGGCGTTCGGTTCGGTGCTGCTGAACCTTGGCGCGATCGGCGGTGCGTTGACGATCTCCGCGCTCGTCGGCAGGCGCGATCCCTTCCGGCCGGTTTCGATCGCTTTCGTCGGCGGTGCAGTGCTTACGTTCGCGTTGGGCGAGGCGATCGGCGCGGGCGATACCGTGCTTGCCATGCTGTTCGCCGTGGGCGCCTTTCTCGTCGGTGGGCAACTGACGATCCCGGCCATGGCGAGCCGACTGTTTCCGCCTGGCGTGCGTGCGGCGGGCGTGGGCTGGACGATGGCGATCGGCCGTTTGGGCTCGATCATCGGTCCGTTCGTCGGCGGGATCTTGCTTGCGCGGCAAGTGCCGTTCGAGCGGTTGTTCATGATGGCTTCGGTGCTCGCGGTCTGCGGTGCCGCCGGTATCGCCCTTGCGGATCGTCGGCGGCCGCGCGACACCGTAGCCGTGGTAGCGGGCGCAACAACGGGCGCCTCGGCGTTCGACATCGAAGGTGCGAGCGTGGTCAATGGAAAGCACTGA
- a CDS encoding amidohydrolase family protein codes for MAETPLISTPMRTAGSLARPSFDMPDLACDSHMHVFGPSDRYPHVAQPHYTLPDGKLAHYLQLMQVLQIKRFVIVQPSFYGTDNRCLIDALHTAGSIARGVVMIDEDIDAKTLDTFHGAGVRAVRLDLFARSAFSTIELQQYITRMAALCGSLGWHLQFYAPGWVVRNLIPFLADVQTDFMIDHMGYMLEEDGLTADDFNRLIGLLKDGNCFLKLSAPYRIAKHRGYDAVAPMARAIVEAAPRKVVWGSDWPHIPDGSRDTGELLNLLGAWTDSTEIRRMILSDNPARLFDF; via the coding sequence ATGGCTGAAACCCCGCTGATTTCCACGCCGATGCGCACGGCCGGCTCGCTTGCGCGCCCGTCGTTCGACATGCCCGATCTCGCCTGCGATTCTCACATGCACGTCTTCGGTCCCAGCGACCGATACCCGCATGTGGCACAGCCGCATTACACGCTGCCCGACGGTAAGCTCGCGCATTATCTGCAGTTGATGCAGGTGTTGCAGATCAAACGCTTCGTCATCGTGCAGCCCAGCTTCTACGGCACCGATAACCGTTGTCTCATCGATGCGCTGCACACGGCCGGCTCGATCGCACGAGGCGTCGTCATGATCGATGAAGACATCGATGCCAAGACACTCGACACGTTCCACGGCGCAGGCGTACGCGCGGTACGGCTCGACCTGTTTGCGCGTTCAGCGTTCTCGACCATCGAACTTCAGCAGTACATCACGCGGATGGCGGCGCTCTGCGGGTCGCTCGGCTGGCATCTGCAGTTCTATGCGCCGGGCTGGGTCGTGCGCAATCTGATTCCGTTTCTCGCGGATGTGCAGACCGATTTCATGATCGATCACATGGGCTACATGCTCGAAGAAGATGGACTCACTGCCGATGACTTCAATCGGTTGATCGGCTTGTTGAAGGACGGCAATTGCTTTCTCAAGCTCAGCGCGCCGTACCGGATCGCGAAGCATCGCGGCTACGACGCCGTGGCGCCGATGGCGCGCGCGATCGTCGAGGCCGCGCCGCGGAAAGTGGTGTGGGGTTCGGATTGGCCGCATATCCCCGACGGATCTCGCGACACCGGCGAATTGCTGAACTTGTTGGGCGCATGGACGGATAGCACGGAAATTCGCCGCATGATCCTTTCGGACAATCCCGCGCGTCTATTCGATTTTTGA
- a CDS encoding DUF5624 domain-containing protein, with protein sequence MMSYQPNAVFAGLFRAFTSDGQSIGAHITQQMARLDAKDPLIVSTGSDIVLFPGEGAAPLIESFRKSTRGFIELTAISHLPLALAYLARMRELSSDDETWRADAEKLLDHARRTRAENSVALWRDRISVDSFSGQEHKIANLVDYTCGASIERLERALADSALLGFEPLLRDFFDPKPGQGVPVPMNDVMFATFGLAFLDIVYRIGNWLDAQRIDWTRAMVLVSGQSGRPTAGVTWASNNMCHLLWRASGRLLPPERVFVAPHAPGFSIESMPDNAGMAELERTWRGLWLNTRSSIDVARRLFPEQPPYSVEPTSAQDMPPITAVGDRAAANARLRRIMEDPTQLLSNAVADYIVDQLHENGNDPRRVPIPGFTNATYPGPY encoded by the coding sequence ATGATGAGTTATCAACCGAATGCGGTGTTTGCCGGGCTGTTTCGCGCATTCACTTCCGATGGGCAAAGCATTGGTGCGCACATCACGCAGCAGATGGCGCGGCTCGATGCGAAGGACCCGCTCATCGTGTCGACCGGGTCGGACATCGTGCTGTTTCCGGGCGAAGGTGCCGCGCCGCTGATCGAGAGCTTTCGGAAATCGACGCGCGGCTTCATCGAGCTCACGGCGATCTCGCATTTGCCGCTTGCGCTTGCTTACCTCGCACGGATGCGCGAGCTTTCATCCGATGACGAGACATGGCGAGCCGACGCGGAGAAGCTGCTCGATCACGCGCGTCGGACGCGAGCCGAGAATTCGGTGGCGTTGTGGCGCGATCGAATCTCGGTGGATAGTTTCTCCGGGCAAGAACACAAGATCGCGAATCTCGTCGACTACACGTGCGGCGCATCGATCGAGCGGCTCGAGCGCGCGCTGGCCGATTCGGCGTTGCTTGGCTTCGAGCCGCTATTGCGCGATTTCTTCGATCCGAAGCCGGGCCAGGGTGTGCCGGTTCCGATGAACGACGTGATGTTCGCGACCTTCGGCCTGGCGTTTCTCGACATCGTCTACCGAATCGGCAACTGGCTCGACGCGCAGCGCATCGATTGGACGCGTGCGATGGTGCTTGTCAGCGGCCAGTCGGGGCGGCCGACCGCGGGTGTCACCTGGGCTTCGAACAACATGTGCCATCTGCTGTGGCGCGCATCCGGCCGCCTCTTGCCGCCGGAGCGGGTATTCGTTGCCCCTCATGCTCCGGGGTTTTCGATCGAATCGATGCCGGATAACGCGGGGATGGCCGAACTCGAACGGACTTGGCGTGGCTTATGGCTCAACACGAGATCGAGCATCGACGTTGCGCGCAGGCTTTTCCCCGAACAACCGCCTTATAGCGTCGAGCCTACGTCGGCGCAAGATATGCCGCCTATCACGGCCGTCGGCGATCGAGCAGCGGCGAATGCGCGGCTGCGCCGAATCATGGAGGACCCCACGCAATTGCTGTCGAATGCGGTGGCGGACTATATCGTCGACCAGTTGCATGAGAACGGTAACGATCCGCGACGTGTGCCGATTCCAGGCTTCACGAACGCAACGTATCCGGGGCCGTATTGA
- a CDS encoding sulfonate ABC transporter substrate-binding protein, translating to MSSISNPIHHSARRRWLKAAAASGAALATGALGVGFGQAAHAQGATAKTLRIGYQKYGTLTLLKARGTLEKRLSSQGIAVSWFEFPAGPQLLEGLNAGAIDFGTVGETPPIFAQAAGVDFVYVGNEPPAPTSEAIVVPHNSPIKSVSDLRGKRVALNRGSNVHYLLVRALKHTGLQYSDIQPIYLAPSDARAAFTQGSIDAWVIWDPYFAAIEKQAGARVIADGTGLVDNLQFYLAGRRFAAAQPQLVRAVLDGLADADAWAKASPVAVANELAPLVGLDPAIVEVAARRSSYGVVPVSAKVLAAQQTIADTFSELKLIPKQIAVKDAQWLA from the coding sequence ATGTCATCGATCAGCAATCCAATTCACCACTCCGCTCGCCGCCGCTGGCTCAAAGCCGCGGCCGCGAGCGGCGCCGCGCTCGCAACCGGCGCGCTCGGCGTGGGCTTCGGGCAAGCCGCCCATGCGCAAGGCGCCACCGCCAAAACACTGCGAATCGGTTATCAGAAGTACGGCACGCTCACGCTGCTGAAGGCGCGCGGCACGCTCGAAAAACGTCTGTCAAGCCAAGGCATCGCCGTCTCGTGGTTCGAATTCCCGGCAGGCCCGCAACTATTGGAAGGATTGAACGCGGGCGCGATCGACTTCGGTACGGTCGGCGAAACGCCGCCGATCTTCGCTCAGGCAGCGGGTGTCGATTTCGTCTATGTCGGCAACGAACCGCCCGCGCCCACGTCCGAGGCGATCGTCGTGCCGCACAACTCGCCCATCAAATCGGTCAGTGATCTTCGCGGCAAAAGAGTGGCGCTCAACCGGGGCTCGAATGTCCACTACTTGCTCGTGCGGGCATTGAAGCACACGGGGCTTCAGTACTCCGACATTCAACCGATTTATCTCGCACCCTCCGACGCGCGTGCCGCATTCACGCAAGGCAGCATCGATGCGTGGGTCATCTGGGATCCCTATTTCGCGGCAATCGAAAAACAAGCCGGCGCGCGCGTGATTGCCGACGGCACAGGCCTCGTGGACAACCTCCAGTTCTACCTCGCAGGCAGACGCTTCGCCGCCGCGCAGCCGCAACTCGTGCGCGCGGTGCTCGATGGGTTGGCCGACGCCGACGCGTGGGCGAAGGCGAGCCCGGTTGCGGTCGCGAACGAGCTGGCCCCGCTCGTGGGACTCGATCCCGCCATCGTCGAAGTGGCTGCGCGCCGCTCATCGTATGGCGTCGTCCCCGTCTCCGCAAAAGTGCTGGCTGCACAGCAGACGATCGCCGACACCTTCAGCGAGCTCAAGCTCATCCCGAAGCAGATTGCCGTCAAAGACGCGCAATGGCTGGCCTGA
- a CDS encoding HpcH/HpaI aldolase family protein, whose product MNGAELVERLRGGQPVMALGIRASRTTDAVRWAKAAGYDTIWIDMEHSTLPVDTVSQLCSCAVDLGLMPWVRVPERDYGTINRVLDGGALGIIIARVESAEQARHAVTATRFPPLGQRSQLATLAYLDFAKLHARELNVRIDRATALEVLIESRAGVEAAEAIAAVEGVDVLALGCNDLSADMGHTGESAHPDVVAACRRVIDAARRHGKVAIVGGMPECEALDGLRRDGAAPFVFAGIDTDVFLNALRQRVEQARAALQPLTF is encoded by the coding sequence ATGAACGGGGCGGAACTGGTCGAACGTTTGCGCGGAGGACAGCCGGTGATGGCGCTCGGCATCCGCGCGTCGCGCACGACCGATGCGGTGCGCTGGGCGAAAGCAGCGGGGTACGACACGATTTGGATCGATATGGAGCACAGCACGTTGCCCGTCGATACTGTCTCGCAGCTCTGCTCATGTGCCGTCGATCTGGGCCTGATGCCGTGGGTGCGGGTGCCGGAGCGCGATTACGGCACGATCAACCGCGTACTCGATGGCGGTGCGCTCGGCATCATCATCGCGCGCGTCGAAAGCGCCGAACAAGCGCGCCATGCCGTGACCGCAACGCGCTTCCCGCCGCTCGGCCAACGTTCGCAACTCGCTACGCTTGCCTATCTCGACTTCGCAAAACTGCATGCGCGCGAGCTCAATGTGCGCATCGATCGTGCGACCGCGCTCGAGGTGTTGATCGAGAGCCGCGCCGGCGTCGAGGCGGCGGAGGCGATCGCCGCGGTGGAAGGGGTCGACGTGCTCGCGCTCGGCTGCAACGATCTATCCGCGGATATGGGGCACACCGGCGAGTCGGCGCATCCCGACGTCGTCGCGGCGTGCCGTCGTGTGATCGATGCGGCTCGGCGTCACGGCAAGGTTGCGATCGTCGGCGGGATGCCCGAATGCGAGGCGCTCGATGGGTTGCGTCGCGATGGCGCCGCGCCGTTCGTATTCGCAGGCATCGATACCGATGTTTTTCTCAACGCATTGCGGCAACGCGTCGAGCAGGCTCGCGCCGCGCTGCAGCCGCTCACATTTTGA